TCAATTGCCCCAGGCTCCTGCAAAGCACACCAGCTCCGTCATGTTGTTTTCACATGCAACTACAAGAACAATATACGTATATGAATTGAAAAGTAATTGGCTTTAGTTATGGCCCGGCCACACTAGAACAGATGCCGACACCAAACGCGGGAATCAAACAGTTCTTTACTTGGCCACGAAACTAGAGGAGCATCAAGCAGTCTTGTGCAATAGTAGGTGGGTGGGGAACAAAATAATCAAACCTAACTTGAGAACCAATGCCTTCATCACTCCGCGGTGATTGGAACCAAACTTATATACAGAAAAAACAACATTTGTTAGTGGCCTGTCTTGCAAAAATCGCTATGTATTTTTAGTTTGTCCCAGAATTTTTTTCTGTTTGACTCTACGTTATAAACAACCTTACAGAGGATcatcaaaaagaaaagaaaaacataCAGAGGAACAGAGAAATGTAAGAATTTGATATCTAACTTAACATGTCGAATTGAATCCTATATGGATAGAGAAATACATTATATATAAAATATAAATGTTTGTTCACAGTTGCCATGGTTATCCATCGGGCATGAGTTCTAGGACTACATGGCATCTACGCACCTGGATACGGCAGATGTAGTACTCGTCCCCGTACAGAGCCTTCAAGCCGTCGACGGGCTTCCTCGCCGGGCTCCGGGGACTGAAGGGGACGCTGAGGGCGACCAGCGCCTTCACCCTGTCCGGCCGGAACAGGCACAGGCTCCACGCGATCATGGCGCCCCAGTCGTGCGCCACGACGAAGACCTGCTTCTCGCCGAGCGAATCAATCAGAGCAACAAGGTCGCCGACGACGTGCAGCGCGGTGTACTGGTCCGGCCCGCCGGGGGGCGCGTCGGAGCCGCCGTATCCGCGCATGTCGGGCGCGACGGCGCGGTAGCCCGCCGCGGCCAGCGCGCGCATCTGGTGCCGCCAGGTGTACCACACCTCCGGGAACCCGTGCAGCAGCAGCGCGGCCGGCGCGCCGGCCGGGCCGGCCTCCGCGACGTGGAGGCGCACGCCGTTGACGTCGACGCTGCGGTGCGTGATGGCGCCGTCGGAGGCCATCTCTTGGTCGGCGGCgcgcggcgaggacggcgggagCACGCAGGAGCAGCAGCTGGCGCAGAGCTCGCTGAGGCAGGCCTTGATCATGGAATTGGCAGGACGCGACGGGACGAACCGCACTATTAAGGCCCGTGCGAGTGGGGCGCAGGGGTACTGGCGGGCGAGGTGCGCTTTGGAATCGTGTTCCGCGTGGCGCCGCTGCACGACGTGCTGTAGTTTGGCTGTCGGTCCGAGTATTTTGGTAATCCTTTGCACATGTAGTATTAGCAGTACGACAATACTTTGCCAGGTGTGTTCTGCATTGTAGTACTACTATATAGTACTAGGAAATTCTTTACTGGCGTCATTACAGCTGTGAAGCACCCAGTGTTTTTTTTTCCTTCATGTAGAGCTTGGGTATGATAAGAGCAGACTAAACATAATCAAAACTCAAAAGAAAGACTAGAGATGTACTGTAACAATAAAAGAAAGAGCACGTACATAGTGGTTCAAAGAGATGCCGGCCAAGACGGTAGCAAGCAAGCAGGACTGGTTCAAAGCGCAGAGCTCCGGAGACAGTATACGCGGTTTGATTGCGATCTCGATCGCTCGGTGGATAGGATCGGATTACTAAGAAACTGAAAGCATGGTCCGTGGGATTCGTTGTTTAAGCAGAGCGAGCGCGGAGAAGGTGGGGGATTGCTTATCAGTTGTTGGTTAGTACTCCAttcctccgacaagtatttccggacggagaaatgcataaaaatggatgtacctacaactaaaatatgtctagatacatccattcctccgacaagtatttccggacggagggagtagcactgTTTGTTTAAGTTGCGAGCGACGAGTAAAGTTTCAAGCACGAGGAACGCGGGGCTTGGCAGACCCGCGCTGTGGCAATAAGATTTAGAATCAGGTtatttttctttcaaaaaaagAATCAGGTTATTTCTCGTCGACGGGTTAAGCAAAGATGACAAATCATGGGTTTTCATGACAAGTCGTGCATCAACAATGATATAACCTCTTACGGTGTTTGGGCGGTAATCCTTGTTCGCACATGAACACGTCACCGTTTATCCCGACATCGAGTGTGTTTCGCAAGCCAATGTTGGCGGAGAAGCCTCGGCCGAAGCGCGATTCACAAGTTATGCCGGCAATAatatgtttttttttttgaaaaggagaatagacccccggtctctgcatctggacgatgcatgcggCCATCTTATTAATTATTCACAGAGGCCATACAAAGTAATACATCAGTcagtgaaagtgcaactattcctgggtggttttggtaattcctaacaactaTAGCTCATTgtgctaatgctattccaagataaatatttcaggaaagctcaatgattggcatggcatggattagaaagtggacccttcaaaatgcgaacgacagaagattggctcaagctcaaagcacaagactctatattttctattttagtgatccaagatcacattgagtctataggaaaagccaatactattaagaagggatgaggtgttgcttaatgaggttcttgctcaaaatgcttagtgatatgctccaaaaccctccactactttctcacatccacatatgtcccaaaccaaaaagtccaactcggccccaccgaaatttcatatccggagccaccgagttcagttgacatagccactgccagaaaccctagtcttttcggtctcaccgatagggatctcggtctcaccgagatgggattgtaatctctctgtttcccttcgtaacgtttcggtcaaaccgaggtgagcgatcggtcccaccgagattgcaatgcaaacactctgtttccgtttcgtaacatttcggtcaaaccgagatgagtgaatcggtcccaccgagtttgcctgaccaactctctgttagtctattaccaaaatcggtctcaccgagtttgtgtaatcggtctcaccgagattacgtcatgccctaaccctaaggaaatcggtcccaccgagttgacgtgtcggtcccaccgaaatgcctaacggtcacattatgaaccaaatcagtctaaccgagttctttgaatcggtcccaccgagtttggtgatttgtgtgtaacggttagattttgtgtggaggctataaatacccctccacccactcttcactcgtggagagagccatcagaacatgcctacacttccaacacatattttctgagagagaaccacctacacttgtgttgaggtcaagatattccattccaaccacataaatcttgatctctagccttccccaagttgctttccactcaaaccttctttccaccaaatccaaatcctgtgagagagagttgagtgttggggagactatcatttgaagcataagagcaagaagttcatcatcaacacaccatttgttacttcttggagagtggtgtctcctagattggctaggtgtcacttgggagcctccgtcaagattgtggagttgaaccaaggagtttgtaagggcaaggagatcgcctacttcgtgaagatctaccctagtgaggaaagtccttcgtggccgacggccatggtgggatagacaaggttgcttctgttggggaatgtagtaatttcaaaaaaattcctacgcacacacaggatcatggtgatgcatagcaacgtccacgaactccgatccagcagaacTTCGAGGgggagttccgtcagcacgacggcgtgatgacggtgatgatgctgctaccgacgcagggcttcgcctaagcaccactacgatatgaccgaggtggaatatggtagaggggggcaccgcacacggctgggagagatcaacagatcaacttctgtctagaggtgcccccttgcccccgtatataaaggagggagggagaggccggccctagagggggcgcgccaagtgtggggagtcctactaggactcccaagtcctagtaggattcccctttcctttccggagtaggagagaaggaaagaggggggagggagtaggaaaagggggctgcaccccttgtccaattcggaccagaggggggggggcgcctccttccttttggcctctctcctctattcccgtatggcccaataaggcccaatacttctcccggtgaattcccataactccccggtactccgaaaaatacctgaatcactcggaacctttccgatgtccgaatatagtcgtccaatatatctatctttacgtctcgaccatttcaagactcctcgtcatgttcccgatctcatccgggactccgaactacctttggtacatcaaatcacataaactcataatacaatcgtcaccgaactttaagcgtgcggaccctacgggttcgagaactatgtagacatgatcgagacatgtctccggtcaataaccaatagcggaacctggatgctcatattggctcctacatattctacgaagatctttatcggtcaaaccgcataacaacatacgttgttccctttgtcatcggtatgttacttgcccgagattcgatcgtcggtatctcaatacctagttcaatctcgttaccggcaagtctatttactcgttccgtaatacatcatcccgcaactaactcattagttacaatgcttgcaaggcttatagtgatgtgcattaccgagtgggcccagagatacctctccgagaatcggagtgacaaatcctaatctcgaaatacgccaacccaacaagtaccttcggagacacctatagagcacctttataatcacccagttacgttgtgacgtttggtagcacacaaagtgttcctccggtaaatgggagttacataatctcatagtcataggaacatgtataagtcatgaagaaaccaatagcaacatactaaacgatcaagtgctaagctaacggaatgggtcaagtcaatcacatcattctcctaatgatgtgatcccattaatcaaatgacaactcatgtctatggctaggaaactcaaccatctttgatcaacgagctagtcaagtagaggcatactagtgacactatgtttgtctatgtattcacacatgtattatgtttccggttaatacaattctagcatgaataataaacatttatcatgatataaggaaataaataataactttattattgcctctagggcatatttccttcagtctcccacttgcactagagtcaataatctagttcacatcgccatgtgatttaacatcaatagttcacatctttatgtggttaacacccatagttcacatcgatatgtgaccaacacccaaagggcttactagagtcagtaatctagttcacatcgctatgtgattaacacccaaagagtattaaggtgtgatcatgttttgcttgtgagataattttagtcaacgggtctgtcatattcagatccgtaagtattttgcaaatttctatgtctacaattctctgcacggagctactctagctaatagctcccactttcaatatgtatctagatcgagacttagagttatccagatcggtgtcaaagcttgcatcgacataactctttacgacgaactctttgtcacctccataaccgagaaatatttccttattccactaaggataattttgaccgctgtccagtgatctactcctagatcactattgtaccctcttgccaaactcttggtgaggtactgtgacgcccggataatcaagctacagtaaaactctgttaatgatgccacgtcacctccgttactgtttctAATCCTTTGTTAGTACAAAACCAAttcaaaaatcaattcaaaatatggcaaacgacaaaagttttcaaacattgaagcaaaaatgttcggagtgaaccaaatattgcacagataattatggtggagaaaccacacctttataaaatgtttaaatactatgagatgaataaaacagtagtaAAAACAATTATATAAGTGTTATTAAATATAAACAAATATTAAACTAGTCTATTTAGTCACTAAAAACTTGTTACAACTCCAATTTAGGTGTGGGCTTTAACTTATTATAAACTATAACtattaaagaaataaaataaaacaggaaaggaaaataaataaaagaaaaaaaaaacagaagacAATCAAACAAAAAAAGGAACCCCCCCCCACTGGGCTTCGGCCTAGCAGGCCACCAGGCCGCCTGGCCGGCCCAACCGTTGGCCCATCCCCTCACTCCCCCGCTCCCCTGGCCTATAGGCCACACCCGACCGAACCCTATCCCCATCTCCCCCAGATCCCCCACGACCCCCACTCTCTCCCTCCCCACTCGCTTGGATCGGGGAGGAGCCCGATCCCGTGCCTCCGCCGCAGGCGCCCATCCCCGGCCCGGCCCCAGCCGCGCTGCCCGACGCCACCGCCCGCCTCTCCGACTCCTCCCGCACAGCGCCCGCCCCCTCGATACGAGCTGGATCAGGGGCTCGACCCCGCGGCACCCCAAGCCCCGACGCCGCACCGTCGCCGCTCACCACCACCTCGTCGGCgtcgcctccccgcctcgccccgACGTCGCCCCGCACCTCGCCCTGCGCCCTGCCGACGCCCTGGCTCCGTGCTCGAGTCCCGCGCCGCCCGGCGACCCTGCTGCGGTGGTCGAGCCACCCGCCGGCGACGACCTCCCTCCCTCGCGCCCGTGCCACGACCTCCTCCTCACCGGACCCCACCACCGCCCGTCGCCTCGTCCTCCTCGTGTCCTCCTCGCCGACGACGcatcctcgtcctcctccccaaAGGCTCCACTGAGCCTCGCCGCCCCTGCTCACCAACGCAGGTGAGGACCccggtcctcctcctcctccccgtgcCCTCACGCCGGCGCTCGCCCGCGCCACCGCACCATCCGCTTGCTGCCGGGAGCCGCCGAACCGCGCGTCGCGCTCGCCGACGCTTCCCGCACTAGCCGCCCTCGCTCCGCGGCCTCGCCCCCTTGCTCCCGCTCCGCCGCAGCCGCTGCCTGCTGCTGCTCCGGCCGGCGAGCctcgacgtggctggcctggccaGTGCCCAGTCGGGCTAGCGCCCGTTGGCCGACCCGCTATGGCCCCTAGGGCCAATGACAGATGGGCCCCACGCCCAGAACGTTTTATATAaaatagttaaataaaataataattaaaaaattaaaaataataataataataaataataaagataattaattaacttaattaatcctgttaatattaactaattaagattaattaacctaattaactactgttaattagctaacagcccctgacaggtgggacccacctgtcaggttgaccaggtcaacatTGACTgttgacgtcatgctgacgcattaattaaatttcgaattaaattaatttattaaattctaaaaatgatttaaatctttaaaatttaatataaaataaaccgtagctcggatggaaaaactttgtacatgaaagttgctcagaacgacgagacgaatccgaatacgtagtccgtttgtcagccacacgttcctagaatagcgaacatggaactttccccctccggtccgtctgtccgaaagcGCGAAACATCGAGAATACTTTCCcagatgttccccccttcgccggtaccacctactgccgcgttagggcacacctagcaccgctcattgtcatgtcacgcatcgtcatgcttatgtttgcattgtatttactgtttcttccccctcttctctccggtaaactacgagactgacgctgctgctgccccgactgactacgctgttgacgacccctccttcttgccagagcaattaGGCAAGCCctccccccttgatcaccagatatcgcctattcttctctatactgcttgcattagagtagtatagcatgttactgctttctgttaatcctatcctgatgcatagcctgtcattgttgctacagttgttacccttacctgctatcctgctgcttagtataggatgctagtgttccatcagtggccctacactcttgtccgtctgccatgctatactactgggccatgatcacttcgggaggtgatcacgggtatatactatgtACTTTATATActtgacacatgtggtgactaaagtcgggtcggctcgttgagtacccgcaagtgattctgatgagggggctgaaaggacaggtggctccatcccggtagaggtgggcctcggttcctgatggcccccgactgttacttgtggcggagcgacagggcaggttgagaccacctaggagagaggtgggcctggccctggtcggcgtctgcggttacttcaaaataacatgcttaacgagttcttggtatttcatctgagtctggccatttggtctatacgcactaaccagctacgcgggaacagttatgggcactcgacgtcgtggtatcagccgaagctcttcttgacgtcagcgacggagcggcgcgcgccggattggactggaacgcctgctaggctaggtctgcttccggccgccctcgcaacgtgcaggtgtgcaatgggcgatgggcccagacccctgcgcgcataggatttagaccggcgtgttgacctctctgttgagcctaggtggggctgcgacgtgttgatcttccgcggccgggcatgacccagaaaagtgtgtccggccaaatgggatcgagcgtgttgggttatgtggtgcacccctgcagggaagtttatctattcgaatagccgtgtccctcggtaaatggacgacccggagttgtaccttgaccttatgacaactagaaccggatacttaataaaacacacccttccaagtgccagatacaacccggtgatcgctctctaacagggcgacgaggaggggatcgccgggtagggttatgctatgcgatgctacttggaggacttcaatctactctcttctacatgctgcaagatggagatggccagaagcgtagtcttcgacaggattagctatcccccttttattccggcattctgcagttcagcccactgatatgcccctttacacatatacccatgcatatgtagtgtagctccttgcttgcgagtactttggatgagtactcacggttgcttctcttcctcttttccccctcttctttctacctggttgtcgcaaccagatgttggagtccaggagctagacgccaccgtcgacgacgacacctacggcactggaggtgcctactactacgtgcagcccgctgacgacgaccaggagtagttaggaggatcccaggcaggaggcctgcgcctcgttcgatctgtatcccaatttgtgctagccttcttaaggcaaacttgtttaacttatgtctgtactcagatattgttggttccgctgactcgtctatgatcgagcacttgtattcgagccctcgaggcccctggcttgtattatgatgcttgtatgacttaattatgttttagagttgtgttgtgatatcttcccgtgagtccctgatcttgatcgtacacatttgcgtgcatgattagtgtacggtcaaatcgggggcgtcacaagttggtatcagagccgactgcctgtaggaatccccctttccatactccttggccaaagtcgagtctagacattacaaaacttttactaacatggttgtgtgtcttacgggcccacgtcgccattgggtggta
This sequence is a window from Aegilops tauschii subsp. strangulata cultivar AL8/78 chromosome 7, Aet v6.0, whole genome shotgun sequence. Protein-coding genes within it:
- the LOC109759713 gene encoding epoxide hydrolase 1; amino-acid sequence: MIKACLSELCASCCSCVLPPSSPRAADQEMASDGAITHRSVDVNGVRLHVAEAGPAGAPAALLLHGFPEVWYTWRHQMRALAAAGYRAVAPDMRGYGGSDAPPGGPDQYTALHVVGDLVALIDSLGEKQVFVVAHDWGAMIAWSLCLFRPDRVKALVALSVPFSPRSPARKPVDGLKALYGDEYYICRIQEPGAIEAEFARLGTELVLRKFFTYRTPGPLFIPKSGWGSPDDEVPLPSWITEEDIKYYAAQFDKSGFTGGLNYYRALNKTWELTSPWTGAEIKVPTKFIVGDVDLSYHVAGAHDFINKGGLKKFVPLLDDVVVMKDVGHFINEEKPEEISAHIISFIKKFD